The genomic region ACCCGCGAACTTGAAGAAGCCATGGACTTAATTGAAGAAGGAAAGCTTGATTATCAAAAGGTGTTAGCCGAAGCTTATCGTATCAGGCGTTTGCTCAGCGGAGAGCCAGAAGAACACGCTTTTGAAGAAAGACTTACCACTTATCAACGTGACTTTTAGACTATCGCCAGGGGGCAAATCTCCAAAGTTCTCTATTACCTATCGCTAATGTTGAAAGTAGATGGTTTCCTCTGGTTACAATGACCGTTTTGCTAGGTCACGGCGAGCCTTTACTTTCCCTGTCACTACGAGCTTTACTTCCCCGTCACTGCGAGCTTTACTTCTCCGTCACTGCGAGCTTTACTTCCCCTGTCACTGCGAGCCCGTATGGGCGAAGCAGTCTTAAGCAAGATAAATTATTTTTTAGCCTTTTTAAGTAACTCTTCACCCACTTCTACTATTGCGGCGGCTAAGTCTTTTAATTTTACGCGTCGTCGGCGGGCTTCTTGTTGCATAAAACGCATGGCCTCGCCTTCTTTCATATTGTAAGCGTCCATTAAAAAGCCCTTGGCGCGCTCTATTATTTTGCGGGCCTCAAGTTCTTCCCTTAGATTTTTAATTTCTACCTCGCGCGAATTTAGTTCGCGTCCTATAGTTAAGGCTACTTCAAGAGAAGATAATAACTCGTCTATTGAAATGGGTTTTAGGAGATAACCAAGTACTTTTGCTTTGCAGGCTCTTCTTAGAAAATCTGGGTCAGTATAAGCGGTGAGGATAATTATGGGAAGGAAGCCATTTTGGTTTATTTGGTAAGCAGCTTCAAGACCGTCCATTTCTGGCATGCGAATATCCATGATAATAACATCAGGTTTCAGGAGCTTAGCAAGTTCAAGGGCCTCTTTGCCTGTTTGAGCAGGGCCTAGAGCCTCATAACCGCGTCTTTTTAGAGCTTCTAGGAGGGAAGAACTAAAGTATTCGTCATCTTCGGCAACCAGGACTTTAATCTTTTCTTTTGTTTCAGACATTACTTTTAAAATTATTCTGGTCTTTTTTAAAATTTTTAACTTAAAAATAGATTTTAATAAAGATTTTTTTGAGTACTAAAGTAATTTTCCTTAGATTTTCCACTCTGGTTTTTTAGAAATCAGTAGATCGTACACGGAAAAAACAGTTTTTTTATTTTTATTTATATAAAATTTGCTAGATTTTTTATCTTTTTGCTTTTTTTCTCTCGTTTGAGCCCAAGAAAATTTTTTAACCTTGCAGCCACATTTTCTATAAAACTCTTGCTTCCAATAGCTAGTCCTTCTGTAAAATATCTGATTCTTTGTCTAAGAATTTCGTCTGTCCCTTGGCCTGGCTCACCAAGCCCACCTTTGCCATAAACAAACTCCCGCAAAAGCTCCAATTTTTCTTTCTCGGTTTTGCCTTCATACCGCGGAAGTCCTAAGTCAAGCGAGAGAAAAGTTTTGCCTGTCCCTCTTCTTGCTCTGTATCCCAGCGAGCACCAGCGGTAGTCTTCCGGCTTTTCCACAATCCCCGCCCGAACCGGGTTTAGCTCTATATAAGCCAGGCAGTTGAGCAGAGCCTCCCCGGTTTCAATGATTACGGACTTGAACCTGTCAGCCCAGAAATAACCTTTGCGGTCAACGCGTTTGTTATACCAGCGGGAGAATCTTTGCTTGATGTCCTGGACGTAGCGTGAAAGGTTCCCAAGCCTTTGTCTCCATTTTTTGAGCATCTCTTCGTAGAAGAAAATTTTGCGTTTCTCGCCGTAGTAGAGCTTGATACGGCGTTTTACTTCTTCGTCAGAGAACTGGTCTTCAGGGAGCATGCGGCAGAGGAGATGGAAATGGTTACCCATAATGGCGAAGCCATAA from Thermodesulfatator indicus DSM 15286 harbors:
- a CDS encoding ANTAR domain-containing response regulator; the encoded protein is MSETKEKIKVLVAEDDEYFSSSLLEALKRRGYEALGPAQTGKEALELAKLLKPDVIIMDIRMPEMDGLEAAYQINQNGFLPIIILTAYTDPDFLRRACKAKVLGYLLKPISIDELLSSLEVALTIGRELNSREVEIKNLREELEARKIIERAKGFLMDAYNMKEGEAMRFMQQEARRRRVKLKDLAAAIVEVGEELLKKAKK
- a CDS encoding transposase, yielding MPRIPRFFMNDPRAAYHVISRTALPGHDVLGDEEKEHLLHLISWLSQVYFVEVYGFAIMGNHFHLLCRMLPEDQFSDEEVKRRIKLYYGEKRKIFFYEEMLKKWRQRLGNLSRYVQDIKQRFSRWYNKRVDRKGYFWADRFKSVIIETGEALLNCLAYIELNPVRAGIVEKPEDYRWCSLGYRARRGTGKTFLSLDLGLPRYEGKTEKEKLELLREFVYGKGGLGEPGQGTDEILRQRIRYFTEGLAIGSKSFIENVAARLKNFLGLKREKKSKKIKNLANFI